A section of the Terriglobia bacterium genome encodes:
- a CDS encoding 30S ribosomal protein S1, whose protein sequence is MATVNEDINNNPPTATTEPSETQTQQQSPSTPKIQTSERPTEGPTRKEKETMEDFATALETFEAETEALEHDNRIHKGTVISITPNHLMVDIGSKTEGIVRIDEVKDHEGNVTVKPGDEIDVMIQHGEREEGYIVLSHERAKRLKVWDDIEKAYNGKTPIKGRVVERVKGGLSVDIGARAFLPGSQVDLKSVRNLDGMKGTEIEVRVIKLNKKRGNIVVSRKAILEEETAEKRSKTLEHLHEDAVLTGIVKNLTDYGAFVDLGGIDGLLHITDMSWGRLTHPRDLVQVGDEIHVKVLKYDKEKQRVSLGFKQLTPDPWTDAAQRYPVSAHVKGRVISVTDYGAFVELEQGIEGLVHVSEMTWSKRMKHPSKIVSVGREVECVVLNVNPADRRISLGMKQLETNPWETLHEKYPIGSTVEGRVRNLTDFGAFIEIEDGIDGLVHVSNLSWTKRVKHPSEVIKKGDKVKAIVLGIEPEQRRLSLGIKQLQPDVWETFFAQHRIGDVLKGKVLRVATFGAFVEIADGVEGLCHNSEAVDASGTAIHLEPGQEFDFKIIKMNPDEKKVGLSIRAVGEEASRQEVESYKHPASSSSSSSSPGSATLGEIMNWKRAGNDQ, encoded by the coding sequence ATGGCAACCGTGAACGAAGACATCAACAATAACCCCCCGACCGCTACCACCGAGCCGTCCGAAACGCAGACCCAGCAGCAATCTCCGAGCACGCCCAAAATCCAAACCTCCGAGCGGCCCACCGAGGGTCCTACTCGGAAAGAAAAAGAGACCATGGAAGACTTCGCAACCGCACTGGAAACCTTTGAAGCCGAGACCGAAGCTCTCGAGCACGACAACCGCATTCATAAAGGCACTGTTATCTCCATCACGCCGAACCACCTTATGGTGGACATCGGCTCCAAGACCGAAGGCATCGTCCGCATCGACGAGGTCAAGGACCACGAGGGCAACGTCACCGTAAAGCCGGGCGACGAGATCGACGTCATGATCCAGCACGGCGAGCGCGAGGAGGGCTACATCGTCCTCTCGCACGAACGCGCCAAGCGCCTTAAGGTCTGGGACGATATTGAGAAGGCTTATAACGGCAAGACCCCCATCAAGGGACGCGTGGTCGAGCGCGTCAAGGGAGGCCTCTCGGTCGACATCGGAGCGCGCGCCTTCCTTCCCGGCTCGCAGGTGGACCTGAAGTCGGTCCGCAACCTCGACGGCATGAAGGGCACCGAGATCGAAGTCCGCGTCATCAAGCTGAACAAGAAGCGCGGCAACATCGTGGTCTCGCGCAAGGCCATCCTCGAAGAGGAGACCGCCGAGAAGCGCTCCAAGACCCTCGAGCACCTGCACGAGGACGCGGTCCTGACCGGCATCGTCAAGAACCTGACCGACTACGGCGCCTTCGTGGATCTGGGCGGCATCGACGGCCTGCTGCACATCACCGACATGTCCTGGGGCCGCCTGACGCACCCGCGCGACCTGGTGCAGGTCGGGGACGAGATCCACGTCAAGGTCCTGAAATACGACAAGGAGAAGCAGCGCGTCTCGCTGGGATTCAAGCAGCTCACCCCCGACCCGTGGACCGACGCCGCGCAGCGCTATCCGGTGAGCGCCCACGTCAAGGGCCGGGTCATCAGCGTGACCGACTACGGCGCCTTCGTCGAGCTCGAGCAGGGCATCGAGGGCCTGGTCCACGTCAGCGAAATGACCTGGTCCAAGCGCATGAAACACCCCTCGAAGATCGTCAGCGTCGGCCGCGAGGTCGAGTGCGTGGTCCTGAACGTGAACCCCGCCGACCGCCGCATCTCTCTGGGCATGAAGCAGCTCGAGACCAACCCATGGGAGACGCTGCACGAGAAGTATCCCATAGGTTCCACGGTCGAGGGCCGCGTGCGCAACCTCACCGACTTTGGCGCCTTCATCGAGATCGAGGACGGCATTGACGGCCTGGTCCACGTCAGCAACCTGAGCTGGACCAAGCGCGTGAAGCACCCCTCCGAGGTCATCAAGAAAGGCGACAAAGTGAAGGCGATCGTGCTGGGCATCGAGCCCGAGCAGCGCCGCCTCTCGCTGGGCATCAAGCAGCTCCAGCCCGACGTCTGGGAGACCTTCTTCGCGCAACACCGCATCGGGGACGTGCTCAAGGGCAAGGTCCTGCGCGTGGCCACGTTCGGCGCCTTCGTCGAGATCGCCGACGGCGTCGAGGGCCTGTGCCACAACTCCGAGGCGGTGGACGCCAGCGGCACTGCCATCCACCTCGAACCCGGACAGGAGTTCGACTTCAAGATCATCAAGATGAATCCCGATGAGAAGAAGGTCGGCCTCTCCATCCGCGCCGTGGGCGAGGAAGCCAGCCGACAGGAAGTTGAGTCCTACAAGCACCCGGCTTCGTCATCGTCTTCGTCTTCGTCACCGGGCAGCGCGACCCTGGGCGAGATCATGAACTGGAAGCGCGCCGGCAACGACCAGTAA
- a CDS encoding HIT domain-containing protein — protein sequence MDYLWTPWRYAYVTTIDKTPGCIFCVQQKKNDREAWIVHRAPHNFIIVNAFPYTSGHVMIVPYEHVDELQKLPPETAAEMMELCRRMEGVLREVYRPEGINLGMNIGKAAGAGVAGHVHMHMLPRWTADSNFMGTVGEARVLPEALATTYERLKAKF from the coding sequence ATGGACTACCTCTGGACGCCGTGGCGGTACGCCTACGTCACCACGATCGATAAGACGCCGGGCTGCATCTTCTGCGTGCAGCAGAAGAAGAACGACCGCGAGGCCTGGATCGTGCATCGCGCGCCCCACAATTTCATCATTGTCAACGCGTTCCCCTATACCTCCGGGCACGTGATGATCGTTCCCTACGAGCACGTGGACGAGCTGCAGAAACTGCCGCCGGAAACCGCAGCGGAGATGATGGAACTCTGCCGGCGGATGGAGGGTGTTCTGCGGGAAGTTTATCGCCCGGAGGGCATCAACCTGGGGATGAACATCGGGAAGGCGGCGGGAGCGGGGGTGGCGGGCCACGTCCACATGCACATGCTGCCCCGCTGGACCGCCGACTCCAACTTCATGGGTACGGTGGGCGAGGCCCGCGTCCTGCCGGAAGCCCTGGCGACGACGTACGAGAGGTTGAAGGCGAAGTTCTGA